A window of Rhinatrema bivittatum chromosome 2, aRhiBiv1.1, whole genome shotgun sequence contains these coding sequences:
- the LOC115084742 gene encoding mediator of RNA polymerase II transcription subunit 10 has translation MAERFDNLEEHLEKFVENIRQLGIIVSDFQPSSQPVLNQKLNFMVSGLQDVDKCRQQLHDISVPLEVFEYIDQGRNPQLYTKECLERALAKNEQVKGKIDTMKKFKSLLIQELSKVFPEDMAKYRAIRGEDHPSS, from the exons ATGGCGGAGAGGTTTGATAATCTGGAGGAGCACTTGGAAAAGTTTGTGGAGAACATCCGGCAGCTGGGGATCATTGTCAGCGACTTCCAGCCCAGCAGCCAGCCTGTGCTCAACCAGAAGCT AAATTTTATGGTCTCAGGATTGCAAGATGTTGACAAGTGTCGCCAGCAACTCCATGATATAAGTGTCCCTTTGGAAGTTTTTGA GTACATAGATCAAGGGCGTAATCCCCAGCTCTACACCAAAGAATGTTTGGAAAGGGCTTTAGCTAAAAATGAACAAGTGAAAGGCAAAATTGACACCATGAAG AAATTTAAAAGCCTCTTGATTCAGGAGCTAAGTAAAGTGTTTCCAGAAGACATGGCAAAGTATAGAGCTATCAGAGGTGAAGACCACCCCTCCTCATAA